A genomic segment from Bosea sp. OAE506 encodes:
- a CDS encoding alpha-1,4-glucan--maltose-1-phosphate maltosyltransferase gives MDLALGHAEADGALVAQLPGCWSEPHRAGLDPRTDLRRPAVKAAFDQPETRQRLLAFWGEQVERWTHLGIEGLRCHDGLSVPRDVWRDLLAPIRQSHPDVLIWGWMPEATAAERAASAEIFDAVSAPIATGRGVAALVEDHHNLGEGPFLVGCPEDPFSARRPAAAPVGPQRMRQAAVMASALLADGWMMPMGFELGLETLFIHAQTEDLQQRASSDGAMAQAVRAANEGAAALPVGTERSLRLLSSPAASSVVLRQAGDAACLALLNEDPVNAAALDLRASAAGLGMGPAGDGRIELPPAWGVVIGLEETSPIRGTSADAPQDREELAATRIAIEAVSPAVEGGCFAVKRSAGEPVLVTADIFSDGHEVLAADLLWRAEDETGWSRTPMALRTNDIWEGEFPLLRVGRHLFAIEAWWSEFGTFRRDLAKKRDAGLDIALEIREGRIILERFAKAAAPVDRGVIEAHLGRLGASQAENAAILLSDALDGAMTRADPRPHATGADRIYPVDADREAAAFSSWYELFPRSITDGPARHGTFRDVLGRLPAVKAMGFDVLYFPPIHPIGKTNRKGRNNTLTPSADDPGSPYAIGSHDGGHDAIHPELGSREDFRALVRAAADHGLEIALDFAIQCSPDHPWLEQHPGWFQWRPDGSMRYAENPPKKYQDIVNVDFYTGDAIPGLWVALRDVVQGWVDEGVRIFRVDNPHTKPFPFWEWLIADIRSRDPGVLFLAEAFTRPKVMYRLGKVGFSQSYTYFTWRNTKAELTEYLSELNEAPARDIFRPHFFVNTPDINPVFLQRSGRPGFLIRAALAATLSGLWGVYSGFELCEAAAIPGKEEYLDSEKYEIKPRDWQAPGNIVAEITRLNQIRRSLPALQSHLGLTFYNASDDNILYFGKRASADGDIVLVAVNLDPFNAHEAGIEVPLWEFGLPDDGSIAVEDLMRGHRFRWHGKSQSIRLDPGELPFSIWRLSAPTGSL, from the coding sequence ATGGACCTCGCCCTCGGCCATGCCGAGGCTGATGGGGCCCTTGTGGCGCAACTGCCGGGCTGCTGGAGCGAGCCCCATCGCGCCGGGCTCGACCCGCGCACCGATCTCCGGCGCCCCGCCGTCAAGGCGGCCTTCGACCAGCCCGAGACGCGGCAGCGCCTGCTCGCCTTCTGGGGCGAGCAGGTCGAACGCTGGACGCATCTCGGCATCGAGGGACTGCGTTGCCATGACGGGCTGTCCGTCCCGCGCGATGTCTGGCGCGACCTCCTCGCTCCCATCCGGCAGAGCCATCCGGATGTCCTGATCTGGGGCTGGATGCCGGAGGCGACGGCTGCCGAGAGGGCCGCATCAGCCGAAATCTTCGATGCGGTCTCGGCCCCAATCGCGACAGGGCGCGGCGTCGCTGCGCTCGTCGAGGATCATCACAATCTGGGCGAGGGGCCGTTTCTCGTCGGCTGCCCGGAGGACCCTTTCTCGGCGCGCCGTCCGGCCGCCGCGCCCGTCGGTCCCCAGCGCATGCGCCAGGCGGCCGTCATGGCGTCGGCTCTGCTCGCCGACGGTTGGATGATGCCAATGGGGTTCGAGCTCGGGCTCGAAACGCTTTTCATCCACGCCCAGACGGAGGATCTGCAGCAGCGAGCTTCTAGTGACGGCGCGATGGCACAAGCCGTCCGCGCGGCCAATGAGGGCGCCGCGGCCCTGCCTGTGGGCACGGAGCGGTCGCTGCGGCTGCTCAGCAGCCCTGCTGCTTCTTCCGTCGTGCTCAGGCAGGCCGGCGATGCCGCCTGTCTCGCGCTCCTGAACGAGGACCCGGTCAATGCCGCCGCGCTCGACCTGCGTGCAAGTGCGGCCGGGCTTGGCATGGGTCCAGCCGGGGACGGCCGCATCGAGCTTCCCCCGGCCTGGGGCGTCGTGATCGGCCTGGAGGAGACGTCTCCCATCCGGGGCACCAGCGCCGATGCGCCACAGGACCGTGAGGAACTGGCTGCCACCCGCATCGCGATCGAAGCGGTCTCTCCCGCAGTCGAGGGCGGCTGCTTCGCCGTGAAGCGCAGCGCTGGCGAGCCCGTGCTGGTGACGGCTGACATCTTCAGCGATGGACATGAGGTTCTCGCCGCAGACCTGCTCTGGCGCGCCGAGGACGAGACCGGCTGGTCGCGCACGCCGATGGCGCTGCGGACGAACGATATCTGGGAGGGCGAGTTTCCGCTGCTGCGGGTCGGCCGCCATCTCTTCGCGATCGAGGCATGGTGGAGCGAGTTCGGCACCTTCCGCCGCGACCTCGCCAAGAAGCGCGATGCCGGCCTCGACATCGCGCTGGAGATCCGCGAGGGGCGCATCATCCTCGAACGCTTTGCGAAAGCCGCCGCTCCGGTCGATCGTGGCGTGATCGAAGCGCATCTCGGCCGGCTCGGCGCCTCACAGGCCGAGAATGCCGCGATCCTCCTCTCCGACGCGCTGGATGGCGCCATGACGCGCGCCGATCCGCGGCCGCACGCCACCGGCGCCGATCGCATCTATCCCGTCGATGCCGACCGCGAGGCCGCCGCATTTTCCAGCTGGTACGAGCTCTTCCCCCGCTCGATCACCGACGGTCCAGCGCGGCACGGCACCTTCCGCGATGTCCTCGGCCGCCTGCCCGCGGTGAAGGCGATGGGCTTCGACGTGCTCTATTTCCCGCCGATCCACCCGATCGGCAAGACCAACCGCAAGGGCCGCAACAACACCCTGACCCCGTCCGCGGACGATCCGGGCAGCCCCTACGCGATCGGCTCGCACGATGGTGGCCACGATGCGATCCACCCTGAACTCGGCAGCCGCGAGGATTTCCGCGCTCTGGTGAGAGCAGCCGCGGATCATGGGCTGGAGATCGCGCTCGATTTCGCGATCCAGTGCTCGCCGGATCATCCCTGGCTCGAGCAGCATCCCGGCTGGTTCCAGTGGCGGCCGGACGGCTCGATGCGTTACGCCGAGAATCCGCCCAAGAAGTACCAGGACATCGTCAACGTCGATTTCTACACCGGGGATGCCATTCCGGGGCTGTGGGTGGCGCTGCGCGACGTTGTGCAGGGCTGGGTCGACGAGGGCGTGCGGATCTTCCGCGTCGACAACCCCCACACCAAGCCCTTCCCCTTCTGGGAGTGGCTGATCGCCGACATCCGCTCGCGCGATCCCGGCGTCCTGTTCCTGGCGGAGGCCTTCACGCGTCCCAAGGTGATGTACCGGCTCGGCAAGGTCGGCTTCTCACAGTCCTACACCTACTTCACCTGGCGAAACACCAAGGCGGAGCTGACTGAATATCTGAGCGAGCTCAACGAGGCGCCGGCGCGCGACATCTTCCGCCCGCACTTCTTCGTCAACACGCCCGACATCAACCCGGTCTTCCTGCAGCGCTCGGGCCGCCCGGGCTTTCTGATCCGTGCTGCACTGGCGGCGACCCTGTCGGGCCTCTGGGGCGTCTATTCCGGCTTCGAACTCTGCGAGGCGGCCGCGATCCCCGGCAAGGAAGAATATCTCGACAGCGAGAAATACGAGATCAAGCCGCGCGACTGGCAGGCGCCCGGCAACATCGTCGCCGAGATCACGCGGCTCAACCAGATCCGCCGCAGCCTGCCGGCACTGCAGAGCCATCTCGGCCTAACCTTCTACAACGCCTCCGACGACAACATTCTCTACTTCGGCAAGCGGGCCAGCGCCGACGGCGACATCGTCCTCGTCGCCGTCAATCTCGACCCGTTCAACGCGCATGAGGCCGGCATCGAGGTGCCGCTCTGGGAATTCGGCTTGCCCGACGATGGCTCGATCGCCGTCGAGGACCTGATGCGCGGCCACCGCTTCCGCTGGCACGGCAAATCCCAGTCGATCCGCCTTGATCCGGGCGAGCTTCCCTTCTCGATCTGGCGCCTCAGCGCCCCGACAGGTTCCCTATGA
- a CDS encoding DNA-3-methyladenine glycosylase: MNTEMPPAHSPLDAPDARLQREDLDWSAVALARRLIGVTLLCQGVGGPIVETEAYERDDAASHSFRGQTPRNRSMFAGAGTVYVYRSYGLHWCFNIVARDAGAVLIRAIEPRFGLEQMQRRRGRIDHLADGPGRLAQALAIDLSHDGGDATAAPFALLTRPQEPGLLEGPRIGISRERDRPWRFGLAGSRWLSRPMVTARVTAEAGLSPAQAGSARHAE, encoded by the coding sequence ATGAATACCGAGATGCCTCCTGCTCATTCGCCGCTCGATGCCCCGGACGCGCGGCTGCAGCGGGAGGATCTGGATTGGTCCGCCGTCGCGCTGGCCCGGCGGCTGATCGGCGTCACGCTGCTTTGCCAGGGCGTCGGCGGGCCCATCGTGGAGACGGAGGCCTATGAGCGCGATGACGCTGCCTCGCACAGCTTCAGGGGCCAGACCCCGCGCAACCGCTCGATGTTCGCCGGGGCGGGGACGGTCTATGTCTACCGCTCCTACGGTCTGCACTGGTGCTTCAACATCGTCGCACGGGATGCGGGAGCGGTGCTGATCCGGGCGATCGAGCCCCGCTTCGGCCTGGAGCAGATGCAACGGCGCCGCGGCCGGATCGACCATCTCGCCGATGGCCCCGGGCGGCTGGCGCAGGCGCTTGCGATCGACCTCTCGCATGACGGCGGCGACGCGACCGCCGCGCCTTTCGCGCTTCTGACGCGCCCGCAGGAACCCGGCCTGCTTGAGGGGCCACGGATCGGCATCAGCCGCGAGCGCGACCGGCCCTGGCGTTTCGGCCTCGCGGGCTCGCGCTGGCTCAGCAGACCCATGGTGACGGCGAGGGTCACGGCCGAGGCAGGGCTCTCCCCTGCGCAAGCTGGGAGCGCGCGTCATGCCGAATGA
- a CDS encoding CinA family protein, whose product MPNDLPHETSEKAVEAASQRVLDALRERGWRLATAESCTAGRLAGALAAGNGAGSALQGGFVCYSKDAKVRMLGLPTETLNSGGGAVTETVARLMAANARERSGAEIAVAVTGVLGPSCDEDGNPVGLVDIACAREDLTRHRREHWPEAAPDILVRATILSALALVAEMLSDVPAAQEPTIVPPLG is encoded by the coding sequence ATGCCGAATGACCTGCCCCACGAGACGAGCGAAAAGGCCGTCGAAGCCGCCTCCCAGCGCGTGCTCGATGCGCTGCGGGAAAGGGGTTGGCGGCTGGCTACTGCGGAGTCCTGCACGGCCGGACGGCTGGCCGGTGCGCTCGCGGCCGGCAATGGCGCGGGATCGGCGTTGCAGGGCGGGTTCGTCTGCTACAGCAAGGATGCCAAGGTCAGGATGCTCGGCCTGCCTACGGAGACGCTGAATTCCGGCGGCGGTGCGGTTACCGAGACGGTGGCGCGGCTGATGGCGGCGAATGCCCGCGAGCGCTCGGGCGCCGAGATCGCCGTCGCCGTAACGGGCGTCCTCGGCCCGTCCTGCGACGAGGACGGCAATCCCGTCGGGCTGGTCGACATCGCCTGTGCGCGGGAGGACCTGACCCGGCATCGCCGCGAGCACTGGCCGGAAGCCGCGCCCGATATCCTGGTCCGCGCGACGATCCTGTCGGCGCTCGCCCTCGTCGCGGAGATGCTGTCCGACGTGCCCGCTGCTCAGGAGCCGACGATCGTCCCGCCATTGGGGTGA
- a CDS encoding alpha/beta hydrolase, translating into MLLIHSINAAASSYEVKPIAEAMQGRRRVFALDLPGFGLSSRGPEVYTVARYVEAILLAARTAQEICGGQRVAALALSLSGEFLARAALQEPRLFAGLALVTPTGFETGAQRRRGGMPEARPRTGLERFFTLPLWRSGLFAMLVSRPSVRFFLRRTFDGPPDPGLVDYAWQSAHQPGAAYAAFAFASGKLFSPDIRDVYEALELPVWLAHGTRGSFSDFSEAGWTMTRPNWELTSFDTGAFPHFQARDAFLPRLDGFLDALQQQAPAPARPAAPHLRVVQNSGDRS; encoded by the coding sequence TTGTTGCTGATCCACAGCATCAACGCCGCCGCCTCGAGCTATGAGGTGAAGCCGATCGCCGAGGCGATGCAGGGGCGCCGCCGGGTCTTTGCGCTCGACTTGCCGGGCTTCGGCCTCTCGAGCCGCGGGCCGGAGGTCTATACGGTCGCGCGCTATGTAGAGGCGATCCTGCTTGCGGCACGAACCGCCCAGGAAATCTGCGGCGGGCAGCGGGTCGCCGCACTCGCCCTGTCGCTCTCGGGCGAGTTCCTGGCACGCGCCGCGCTGCAGGAGCCGCGGCTCTTCGCCGGTCTCGCCCTCGTCACGCCGACCGGCTTCGAAACCGGCGCCCAACGCCGCCGAGGCGGCATGCCCGAAGCCCGTCCCCGCACCGGGCTGGAGCGTTTTTTCACCTTGCCCCTGTGGCGAAGCGGGCTGTTTGCCATGCTCGTCAGCCGTCCGAGCGTGCGCTTCTTCCTGAGGCGGACCTTCGACGGCCCGCCCGATCCGGGGCTGGTGGACTATGCCTGGCAGAGCGCCCATCAGCCGGGTGCGGCCTATGCCGCCTTTGCTTTCGCTTCCGGAAAGCTGTTCTCGCCGGACATCCGCGATGTCTACGAGGCGCTGGAGCTGCCGGTCTGGCTGGCGCACGGCACTCGCGGCTCGTTCAGTGATTTCAGCGAGGCCGGCTGGACGATGACGCGCCCCAACTGGGAGCTGACTTCCTTCGATACGGGAGCCTTCCCGCATTTCCAGGCACGGGATGCCTTCCTGCCCCGTCTGGACGGCTTCCTCGACGCGCTGCAGCAGCAGGCGCCGGCGCCTGCCCGCCCCGCCGCGCCGCATCTGCGGGTGGTGCAGAACAGTGGAGACCGCTCGTGA
- a CDS encoding SemiSWEET transporter yields the protein MNWVSLIGYGAALCSTVSFVPQAWRVLRTRDVSALSTPTYAITCCGFALWLVYGIVKAEWPLILTNGICLVLASFILAMKLMPRQQRESVAQTLAPPAE from the coding sequence GTGAACTGGGTTTCCCTGATCGGCTATGGCGCCGCGCTCTGCTCGACGGTGAGCTTCGTGCCCCAGGCCTGGCGGGTGCTGCGGACCCGGGACGTGTCCGCGCTCTCGACGCCGACCTATGCGATCACCTGCTGCGGCTTCGCGCTCTGGCTGGTCTATGGCATCGTCAAGGCCGAATGGCCGCTGATCCTGACCAACGGCATCTGCCTGGTCCTGGCCAGCTTCATCCTCGCGATGAAGCTGATGCCGAGGCAACAGCGGGAGAGCGTGGCGCAGACGCTCGCTCCTCCCGCCGAGTGA
- a CDS encoding zinc-dependent alcohol dehydrogenase, which yields MRALCWHGKGDIRCDTVPDPQLQDDRDVIIKVTACAICGSDLHLYDGYMPTMESGDILGHETMGEVVEVGRAVTNLKPGDRIVVPFNIACGDCFFCRKQLFSLCDRSNPNAKMAAAAMGHSPSGLFGYSHMLGGYAGGQAEYLRVPFADVGHIKVPEGMDDEMALFLSDIFPTGYMAAENAEIEPGDTVAVWGCGPVGQFAIQSAWMLGAGRVIAIDNVPERLAMARHHGRAEVIDFDAVKVYDRLMEMTGGRGPDRCIDAVGTEAHAGGALDAVVDKVKASLFLGTDRPHVMREAIMCCRKGGTISVPGVYIGFLDKIPFGALMNKGLSIRTGQTHTHRYLAPLLEKVVSGELDPSFVITHRATLEDGPGLYETFRDKKDGCIKVVMKP from the coding sequence ATGAGGGCGTTGTGCTGGCACGGCAAGGGCGACATCCGTTGCGACACGGTGCCCGATCCCCAATTGCAGGACGACCGCGACGTCATCATCAAGGTCACCGCCTGCGCGATCTGCGGCTCGGATCTGCATCTCTATGACGGCTACATGCCGACCATGGAGAGCGGCGACATCCTCGGCCACGAGACCATGGGGGAGGTTGTCGAGGTCGGTCGCGCCGTCACCAACCTCAAGCCGGGCGATCGCATCGTCGTGCCCTTCAACATCGCCTGCGGTGACTGCTTCTTCTGCCGCAAGCAGCTCTTCTCGCTCTGCGACCGCTCCAACCCCAACGCCAAGATGGCCGCCGCAGCGATGGGCCATTCGCCTTCGGGCCTTTTCGGCTACTCGCACATGCTCGGCGGCTATGCCGGCGGCCAGGCGGAGTATCTGCGCGTTCCCTTCGCCGATGTCGGCCACATCAAGGTACCCGAGGGGATGGACGACGAGATGGCTCTGTTCCTCTCCGACATCTTCCCGACCGGCTACATGGCCGCTGAGAATGCCGAGATCGAGCCCGGCGATACCGTCGCCGTCTGGGGGTGCGGTCCCGTCGGCCAGTTCGCCATCCAGAGCGCCTGGATGCTGGGCGCCGGTCGCGTCATCGCGATCGACAATGTGCCCGAGCGCCTCGCCATGGCCCGGCACCACGGCCGGGCGGAGGTCATCGATTTCGACGCGGTGAAGGTCTACGACCGGCTGATGGAGATGACCGGTGGTCGCGGTCCCGATCGCTGCATCGACGCCGTCGGGACCGAAGCCCATGCGGGTGGCGCGCTCGATGCCGTGGTCGACAAGGTCAAGGCCTCGCTCTTTCTCGGCACCGACCGGCCGCATGTGATGCGCGAGGCGATCATGTGCTGTCGCAAGGGCGGCACGATCTCGGTGCCGGGCGTTTATATCGGCTTCCTCGACAAGATCCCCTTCGGCGCGCTGATGAACAAGGGTCTCAGCATCCGCACCGGCCAGACCCACACCCATCGCTATCTGGCGCCGCTGCTGGAGAAGGTGGTTTCCGGGGAGCTCGACCCGTCCTTCGTCATCACCCATCGCGCCACGCTCGAGGATGGGCCGGGGCTCTACGAGACCTTCCGTGACAAGAAGGACGGCTGCATCAAGGTCGTGATGAAGCCGTGA
- a CDS encoding NUDIX hydrolase, which translates to MRWTVLSSRSVITDRWIDLRADDCVTPSGQAIAPYYVLTYPDWVHVVALNARDEVLLVRQYRHGAGESFLELPGGVIDGDEAVETAARRELAEETGHEAGAVTLVSSLHPNPAIQNNRVHVCIARDVVAAGPLRLDAGEEGLTVEALPVQTVLDGLASGLIGQSLHVTSLLLGLAALGRFKLAAVAPPGD; encoded by the coding sequence ATGAGATGGACCGTCTTGTCCTCGCGCAGCGTGATCACGGACCGCTGGATCGACCTGCGCGCGGATGACTGCGTGACGCCGTCGGGACAGGCGATCGCGCCCTATTATGTGCTGACCTATCCTGATTGGGTGCATGTGGTCGCGCTGAACGCACGCGACGAAGTGCTGCTGGTCCGGCAGTACCGGCACGGTGCGGGCGAGAGCTTTCTCGAACTTCCGGGCGGCGTCATCGACGGCGACGAGGCGGTGGAGACTGCGGCCCGGCGCGAGTTGGCGGAAGAGACCGGCCATGAGGCCGGCGCCGTCACGCTTGTCTCCTCGCTGCATCCCAACCCCGCAATCCAGAACAACCGCGTCCATGTCTGCATCGCGCGGGACGTCGTGGCGGCGGGGCCGCTGCGCCTCGATGCCGGCGAAGAGGGGCTGACGGTCGAGGCGCTGCCCGTGCAGACCGTGCTGGATGGGTTGGCCAGCGGGCTGATCGGCCAATCGCTGCATGTCACCAGCCTGCTGCTCGGTCTGGCGGCGCTGGGGCGGTTCAAGCTCGCGGCCGTCGCGCCACCCGGGGATTGA
- a CDS encoding ferritin-like domain-containing protein, giving the protein MATKTKTLHDLFIDQLKDTYYAEKQILKALPKMAKAAQDPESKKAFETHRDETERQIERLEQVFELCDTPARGKTCEAMVGILEEGKEVMEEYAGSEALDAGLIASAQAVEHYEIARYGTLKALAMQLGMKDAAKLLDETLAEEKKTDELLSKLAQTRANTKSQKAA; this is encoded by the coding sequence ATGGCCACGAAGACCAAGACCCTCCACGACCTTTTCATCGACCAGCTCAAGGACACCTATTACGCCGAGAAGCAGATCCTGAAGGCGCTGCCGAAAATGGCGAAGGCTGCCCAGGACCCCGAATCGAAGAAGGCCTTCGAGACGCATCGCGACGAGACGGAGCGCCAGATCGAACGCCTCGAGCAGGTCTTCGAGCTCTGCGACACACCCGCCCGCGGCAAGACCTGCGAGGCGATGGTCGGCATCCTCGAGGAGGGCAAGGAGGTGATGGAGGAGTATGCCGGCAGCGAGGCGCTCGACGCCGGCCTGATCGCCTCGGCACAGGCGGTCGAGCACTACGAAATCGCCCGCTACGGCACGCTCAAGGCGCTGGCGATGCAGCTCGGCATGAAGGACGCCGCCAAGCTCCTCGACGAGACGCTGGCGGAAGAGAAGAAGACCGACGAGCTGCTCAGCAAGCTCGCCCAGACCCGCGCCAACACCAAGTCGCAGAAGGCGGCCTGA
- a CDS encoding sensor histidine kinase has translation MKKRLFLLATAALAPGVALLAINELTYRAEREREVHRLAQQASRQAAFELERIIEGMDGLLIAVAANAAVSRDDPAGCSRALAAVAASVPSIRVISLMSVEGSVICDSMGSPAGQDLSDRSYLRDALLADRTVVGEYTQSRITGTPVLPLARAVRDGKGEVRAVLATGIRLDWLGERLRERGVTPSGALTVADRNGVILARHPAPERFVGTRIPEAFQHLVRAPQPGSLDLVSQDGEARIVGYQPIGAAPQALYVSAGLARSQAFAALNRSSLMGAIIVGLGAVLAFAAAWFVGNAFVRRPIMKINEVLTAWRNGESHRRTGMRVSQGELESVGHAVDDMLDELTRRDEAATRAREQRDLLTGELGHRVKNLLTVLQAIARQTFGTYVDAERSRIFSDRVVALSSALDVLLSDEQRESSIAEVVATTLRPHVDRMSRIRTSGPPVRLESKTALALSMIVHELSTNALKYGALRDEVGMVTIEWNRDEDGRVEFVWQEAGGPPVVPPERQGFGSRLIRHALPAECDPHIEIDFRPEGVVMQLSFDTGRSGLSGQQQAAAAG, from the coding sequence GTGAAGAAGCGCCTCTTCCTGCTGGCGACGGCGGCTCTGGCTCCCGGCGTCGCCCTGCTGGCGATCAACGAACTGACCTATCGCGCGGAGCGGGAGCGCGAGGTTCATCGGTTGGCGCAGCAGGCGAGCCGCCAGGCTGCTTTCGAACTCGAGCGCATCATCGAGGGCATGGACGGATTGCTGATCGCGGTGGCGGCCAATGCGGCCGTCTCGCGGGACGATCCCGCCGGTTGCAGCCGGGCGCTCGCGGCCGTGGCGGCGTCCGTGCCGTCGATCCGGGTGATCTCCCTGATGTCGGTCGAAGGCAGCGTCATCTGCGACAGCATGGGCTCGCCCGCCGGCCAGGACCTGTCCGACCGCAGCTATCTGCGCGACGCCCTCCTCGCCGATCGCACGGTCGTGGGCGAATACACGCAGAGCCGCATCACCGGGACTCCCGTCCTGCCGCTCGCCCGCGCAGTCCGGGACGGAAAGGGCGAAGTCCGCGCCGTGCTTGCGACCGGGATCCGGCTCGACTGGCTCGGCGAGCGCCTGCGCGAACGCGGCGTCACCCCCTCGGGCGCGCTGACGGTGGCCGACCGCAACGGCGTCATTCTCGCGCGTCATCCCGCGCCGGAGCGGTTCGTCGGCACGCGGATTCCGGAGGCCTTCCAGCACCTTGTGCGCGCGCCGCAGCCCGGCAGCCTCGATCTGGTGAGCCAGGACGGCGAGGCCCGCATCGTCGGCTACCAGCCGATCGGCGCCGCCCCGCAGGCGCTCTATGTCAGTGCGGGGCTGGCGCGGTCCCAGGCCTTTGCCGCGCTCAACCGCTCGAGCCTGATGGGAGCGATCATCGTCGGCCTCGGCGCGGTGCTGGCCTTCGCCGCAGCCTGGTTCGTCGGCAACGCCTTCGTCCGCCGCCCGATCATGAAGATCAACGAGGTGCTGACCGCCTGGCGAAACGGCGAGAGCCACCGCCGTACCGGCATGCGGGTCAGCCAGGGCGAACTCGAAAGCGTCGGCCATGCCGTCGACGACATGCTCGACGAACTCACCCGTCGCGACGAGGCGGCCACCCGTGCGCGCGAGCAGCGGGATCTGCTGACCGGCGAACTCGGGCATCGCGTCAAGAATCTGCTGACGGTGCTGCAGGCGATCGCCCGGCAGACCTTTGGAACTTATGTCGATGCCGAGCGATCGCGGATCTTCTCCGATCGAGTGGTCGCCCTGTCCTCCGCGCTCGACGTTCTCCTGTCCGACGAGCAGCGCGAGAGTTCGATCGCCGAGGTGGTCGCGACGACTCTTCGCCCGCATGTCGACCGGATGAGCCGGATCAGGACCTCGGGGCCGCCGGTCAGGCTGGAGAGCAAGACGGCGCTGGCGCTCTCGATGATCGTGCACGAGCTCTCGACCAACGCGCTGAAATACGGCGCGCTGCGGGACGAGGTCGGGATGGTCACGATCGAATGGAATCGGGATGAGGACGGGCGCGTCGAGTTCGTCTGGCAGGAGGCTGGGGGACCACCGGTGGTGCCGCCGGAGCGGCAGGGTTTCGGCAGCCGGCTGATCCGCCATGCGCTGCCCGCGGAATGCGATCCTCACATCGAGATCGATTTCCGGCCCGAGGGGGTCGTCATGCAACTCTCCTTCGACACGGGTCGCAGTGGCCTCTCCGGCCAGCAGCAGGCCGCGGCCGCCGGGTGA
- a CDS encoding Crp/Fnr family transcriptional regulator, whose amino-acid sequence MAAIGDDGQPLAPLLRKLIALGPVMQGEAAAVEALPLTFREYRPGQEIVRERDRPNQACILLSGLCCRFKIVGDGARQINSFHIPGDMPDLQSLLLHQMDHGLLTLTRVKVALVPHPTLLQLIAGHPRLGLLFWRDTLIDGSIFREWMCSIGRRSARARVAHLICELFLRYRNVGLVEDRSMPFHLTQTQIGDALGLSVVHVNRVVKSLRRDGLISLASRRLTIGDWAALVDIGDFDDAYLHLTPES is encoded by the coding sequence ATGGCCGCCATCGGCGATGACGGGCAGCCGCTGGCCCCTTTGCTGCGCAAGCTGATCGCGCTCGGCCCCGTGATGCAGGGCGAGGCCGCGGCCGTCGAGGCGCTGCCGCTGACGTTTCGCGAGTACCGGCCCGGGCAGGAGATCGTGCGCGAGCGCGACCGGCCAAACCAGGCCTGCATCCTGCTCAGCGGCCTGTGCTGCCGCTTCAAGATCGTCGGCGACGGGGCCCGCCAGATCAACTCCTTCCATATTCCAGGCGACATGCCCGATCTCCAGAGCCTGCTGCTTCACCAGATGGACCATGGCCTGTTGACGCTGACCCGCGTGAAGGTCGCGCTCGTGCCGCATCCGACCCTTCTCCAGCTCATCGCGGGCCACCCCCGGCTCGGCCTGCTGTTCTGGCGCGACACGCTGATCGACGGCTCGATCTTCCGGGAGTGGATGTGCAGCATCGGGCGCCGCTCCGCCCGCGCGCGGGTCGCCCATCTGATCTGCGAGCTGTTCCTGCGCTATCGCAATGTCGGGCTCGTCGAGGACAGGTCGATGCCCTTCCATCTGACGCAGACCCAGATCGGCGATGCGCTCGGGCTCTCGGTGGTGCATGTCAATCGGGTCGTGAAATCACTCCGGCGCGACGGGCTGATCAGCCTTGCCAGCCGCAGGCTGACGATTGGCGACTGGGCGGCACTGGTGGACATCGGCGATTTCGACGACGCCTATCTGCACCTGACCCCCGAGAGCTGA